The Gymnogyps californianus isolate 813 chromosome 15, ASM1813914v2, whole genome shotgun sequence genome includes the window GGGAAGAAACTGTCAAGTGGGTTAGTGCATGTCTGCACAAGGTCACCCCCAGTGCCACTCCGAACAACTGGTATAAACTGCCTATTGTTCCTCTCAATAATTGTGTAGCAGAACACCAACTggtatttcctttaaaaaggtaATGAAGAAAAGATAAGCATTTCTGGCACAGCTAAAGCAAGAATTTCAGCTggtattaaaatacaaagttattttttaacaaacatCACTTCTATCTTCCATTTTCCAACTGATACTAGGAGTTTTCAAGATAGTCACAAGGTAAGGAGTCTATTCTCTTCCTCTACACTCCTATAAACTTCACTCCAAGTAGAATCATATTGGCTCCAACACAAAGCAATCAGTTTCATAGTACTGCAGGATTTCATTGAAATTGAGCCAGAAATAAACTTACTCCACCTAAAATACGGGCTGTCTTATATGAGTTGTCTTAGATAATACTCAATAATATGCCTAACAAAACCCACGTTCTAAGTACTGTGCTGTTTTtagacacacaaacacaaataacTGTATCAAGCTGAAACGGAAATAAATGAGTAGGTACCTGGTAATGGCAGCAAACAAGTTCACAACAGAGGGTATACAAATCTTCAGGGGGTTTAGCTGACACATGACAATGCGCTCAAAATTTAAACTCTGCAGATATGACAGACCTTGAAAATAAGAACAATTGAGAAATGTAGGTTATGTATCATATAAGCTGAACTTAATTTCCAAGAATTTCCAGTCTGACCAGCCTGCACTCTGCATACCACCACAGAAGCACATCCTAGGGTGTGCTCTTACAGTAGAGATTTAGCCCACAGCTTGTTCAGCAGAAAAGCTACTCTAAATAACGGTAACCTGCCACAGCGGAGGGATCCTTCTAACACAGACACTACACTTACACACCCATTACAGGGACTGACAGAGGCACAGAGTCATCAAGACAGATTATTAATTGAAGCCCACACTAGCTTTATATAGCTGGAATTCAAACATGCTCAGTAAGTGGGACCAGATATCCATGCTGAGGAGTTATTGGCATTGTTTTCaacagtgggggaaaaaaaagattatttagcTTGGTGTACAACAGGTGTACAAGCCATCTCATTTTATTTAGAGCACAACAACATAAACTTGCCATCAGATACGTGACTGAACTGACCATTACAAAACACATCAACAGTAAAACTTGCAAATGAATCCCAATACTGTTCAAACCTAATATACTCACCTTTCCTTAAGTTTCCATCCAAAAGTTGCTTATGACGGAAAATAAGTGTATAGAACACCGCCTGACATGTAGAATAAAATGGCCCGTGGAGAGCTACATCACAGTAAGCGTTAGCCCCTGTATCCTGATTATCAATGTATTTATGCATCCAGTTCACCAGAAGATCCAGGCATGCTTTTACTGTACTATAATgaaggtggggggaaaaaaaagtgtaaaaataacACCTGAAATGGTGTAGAAAAGACATTAAACAAGTATTCAAGTATCTCAGTGGTTATAAAACCATCAGTAAGAAAATCTCATTGTAAAAAAGGAGATTCTGTTATGAGCTTTCTCCTTTATCTCAGCATAAAACGAATCAATGTATCAGCACTGAAAATCCCAATCAGTGAAAGCACGAGATGCCAGAAGAGATGAATCCATGAATGCATGTTGCATGTGAAACGCTCAGTAAACAATTAGAATCCTGGGTTATAGGTAGTACAGAGAGAGATACCTCCCATGTCCAACAAGTAATTCCAATATCAAATTAAGTTCAACATTAAAGTCACTGAGCCCGCTCTGAAGAGCATAAAAACACAGAATGGGTACATGCAAAAGACGACATTTTCACCCATctgctgaagtattttaatcCATCTGTATCAAAATACTAGAACACTTGACTTCCCTGTCTCAGAGTCTACATAAAATGTGTAACATAGggcattaaaaatatctgcttcTGAACATCAGATACACGGGGCATCCATGACTCTGCCTGAAGTCAACATAACCTACCCGTGCTCAGCATTTCTTGGAAAGTGAAGCCTTAAACAGCAAGTCATGAATCCCAGCAATCATTAGTCTGCATCCTGTAAATGCAAAACTTTCCTGGAAACTTCAAGACAATACTGAAACAGTATTGTAGAAAGGACAAACAAGACTATTGATTTAGGCTTACTGGCAAAGCAGCGGGAATAGAAGACCAGCACTGTGTGTGCATTCTGTGAATTCTGTACTTAACCTCAGCAATCATCATATATGAGCAGAACCAAACAATTTATCAAAACAACTTACACAACTGGAATAAATTTAGCTCTCGCCAAGAAGCTGCCAATATAACTCCCAGCAGTCTGCCTGATCACTGAGGGATTGTTTGGATCGTGCAGTTTTTTCCAAAGATGGTCTAAAAATGCCTCAGCCAACCCCTGGAAACAAGATACATAGAAATCATGAGTTGTTACGCTGACGACACTGTTTAAGTAACAGATTCCTAATACTCAATTCCCATAATTTCCATAaccaaaccattaaaaaaatccacctaTAACTGTAGTAAATAACTATTCCTACACATGATGGAAAAGCactcttttctgtgtctttttctaTACTTAGTTGTAAAAAGTAATTGGAACCAGAAGTCTAGGAAAAAGTCAGGAGTAGATACACgagaagtgtttaaaaacaaagagcGGTAAGAAGGTAAACTTGAAGTGACTGTTCATGGACTCTTGTAGGAGAAGAGGTCAGGGACATCCAATGAAAATAGCACAAAGACgaattcagagaaagaaaagtgattcTTCACCTTAAATGGTTATACTGTGGAACTTTTTGCCACAGAAGTTCATGATGCCAAAAATTCACATCAGTACAAAAAGCATAATATCATGAGATATTTTCTCCTTGAATTTGCCCATCATGGGCTGCTACCATGAAAGCACATCACTTTGGCTCAGGAAGTTACCTTGCTGCTGGAGGCTGAGAGGGTATTCTAGCAAAACATCATAACATGCTTGCCCCATTCTGATATTCTTTCCAACACGTCCACTATTGACCACTGTCAGAGACAGGGCATTAGCTTAACTGGATCTTTAGCTACTCTTACACAAAAAGTGTCTACgttcttatttttatatggTAAGAGAAAGAATAGTTTGTTGAGAGAGGTGGGAAAATGAGGGGGGGAACAAACAGCAGACACGATTTTCAAACTGAAGAGCTGACACAGACAGTATCTTTAAGACAGTTCTGGGATGCTGAAGAAACTTGCTGGAGCACTGTGTCTCGGGTTCAAGAGCCCAACTGGTTCTTGTAAAAGAGGTTCGTTAACCAAGTGCCTTCACACTAGCTTAGATTCCATCTGTTTGCAGTTTATGAACAACATGGGAAGAGCAACCGCATGAAGAAAAACTTGAAGAAAGGAataacagagaaggaaaagaaagcaaagatacTAATTAATCCCGATGCACTAAAGATACTAATTAATCCCGATGCACTATCTTCAGACTAGaattacagcagaaaacaactattttttgtaaaaaaagccaaaacaagcatgcagaaatgacagaagacactgcattttaaaaacagcttctaCTCACCAATTTAAAGCTACAGatgtaaaacatgaaatactGTACATGACATGAAGCATGGGTTGGTAAAATGAGCTTGTCAAAAACAGAAACCAGATCCCGATACAAATCCTTTGTGTTGCTGATATCAAGCTTCCctacacaacaaaaaaagaaaacagaacaaaatgagccatttcaggtttttttcctgctgtcatGCTGCAAAAGTGGCATTTATATCTCTCTAAACCAGTAAGAAATAGGTAAAGAAACACTGTCAAGCTGACTTCTAGGCTTATCTGGtatctaaaaaatatttatagtaaGACCTTCCAGGACTTCAGTTCTACTGCTTTTTACAGTGGTGTACATGGAGAATATCTGTATGTGCACACGCACACATGTATAAAACTGGCAGACATGCAAACTTTGCAATAATGTGTTAATTCagaagaatcagaagaaaacactaAGAAATAAATTACCTGACTTATGTGAAGAAGGTACAGCAAAACGGTTtctaaatattctgttttaaatatataaatctaAGAAATTCAAATCCTTAATAAATGTCAGTGTAAGacatttctttcaggttttttcctgTAACATAAAGCCTTGCTGTAGCAATTCCAATTGAGTGACATGGCTGGTTGTTTTAATCTACTTCCAATCCTTGTGAGGTTGAAAGGATCCATAATTCTAATACTCAAAGCAATACAGTAGAGCAAATGATAAAACACTGTGGTTAATCAGAAAGTATTTCTAATCCCCTAAGTTCTGTAGcacaatgaaaaaacaaaactctatTTACCCTTATACCCTGCAATGCCACAGTTTGGATACAGTGTCATATTTATATAATCAGAACGTCTCCAACTGAAGACTAAACCTTTAAAGTCATAAACGTACCTTTGCATCCTCTGCCAATAACActgggcagaggcagaaatGCAGACTACAGCCTGCTGATGGCAGAATTCTGCCGCTAAAGGGTGAGGGCTCTATCTTTGCAAGAACAGAAATCAAGAACTCCTCTTACGTTTTTCTTACTTGTtggcaaaacaacaaaattcgGTTATAGTTTAAGTGTTCTTACCATCCACATGGCAAACATCTTTAATATAGGAAAACAGGATGGTCATCAAAATATCAAGGCGCTCTGCAAGTGGATGGGCCATTCTCTCACTACTGGAAGAGAcaactttatttcctttgctttcttcatcttcctcctggTAGACAAAATGGCAGTCATGCAGCTTTTATATACACAACATCACAAAGACAGCAATTACAGGAAAAGTGAAACCAAATTTCTCTCAGTGATATGCtaaagttttgcctttttttttttttaaaaaaagcagtgtctAATTACACAGCTCAGTGTAAGCAAATTTTTGTAAACTAAGCCAACTACCATGAATTCTTTAATTAGGTTTATGTATAGCTGCTTGTGTTTTTACATAATGAAATTCATTCACTGCACATACGCTGGGTATTTACATGAATAAAGCCAACACCCGGAGAACACATTAATCATTTGTCAGCTGTTCAGGTTTCAAGAGCTGTGTGCAGTGCAGTAACGACAAAGCAATAACGTATTCCTACACTGTCTTAGTGCATCGCCACCTCAAAAGTGGaaattttactaaaaaaaattttagtagAACAAGGTAGCCAACCATGTCAAAAAGTCCCTCCTCTGTAGATTTTTCCTCACTATCAGAGTTATTAGCAGTTTCTTCAGCGTCTTCAATATCTTGCTGTGGAGTACTAACCTACAGTTGcaaacaagaaattaatttttataagaCCATGACAATAACatgaaacctttttttattatttatacaagAAATTACAACACCAGTAATTTCTAGACTAGATTTTGTCCTTGactaaataaacattttaaaaggaaatatgtgtgtaatacacaaacacacactccAAACTGTCTGAAACTTTACCTCCAGAATATAAGCTTTCCCCAGACTATTATATGCTGAGgttctccaaaataaaaagacttcCTCATTTACAATGCTACCCCTCCTGTCTTTTTTAAGACTGTAAATCCTTTTACTTCAAAAGGATGATAAAACAGATCAACCACACAAAGAGAAGCACATTCTCTGCACATTAGCACTGATCACCATGAAACAGTTACTTTGATTCTGGCATGGAGATTCCATGCAGGGTATAACAGTACACATCATACAGTTACCCTCAGTTGTGGGAGCATCGTAAGACTGGGAATGGAGTGTAAATTTGGTTGTTTTATACTCATGATCACGAGCACTACTGCAACATATTTTTTGTTGAGCTTAACACTGAAGCATATTTCATTTCCTGCTCTGTGTATTTTAACACCAAGCTTCCTTAAAAGATGATACAGAACAAACTTACATCCAACTTTAACAGCTTTTCAATAATAAGCTCCAGAATTTGAAGCCTCAGAGTTGGAAGGTACACCGTAACTCGTAGCAGGTTATGAACATAACATTCCTataacacaaaattaattcataTCTATAATAATGTTAACAGAAAGTCTAATTTCTGCCAAGGATTTTTAGAAGACAAGTTTCTTAATTTGTTATCTAAAGAGCCAGAAATAGGTTTAAACAGACTGTATTCAATCTAGAATAAGTTAATGTATAAGCCAAACACCGACTTTCAATTGTTAAGCTGTGTTATCATTAACTTCCTAATCTACTAGTTCTATGCAAATTTTTCCAACTATGTCTAGACAAAATGAGTATTAATATTCTATAAGAAAAGTTATTCATTTCCATAGGAGTTTATGTCTAAACTTTCTCTAggtaaattaaaacaacaagCATATTCCTCACTACATCTAGAACCAGCTCTAGTAGAACTGTTTAAAGTGAGACTGaataaatctttatttcagGTTATTATAATATACCAACAACAATTCTAAATTCCACAGGTAAGTCTCTTCAGAGTCGTTCTGATTACAATTCAAACAGGTTAACAGACAAGTTCTGTGAGTGTGCATGTGCCCACccatgtatacacacatatgcacaaaaGACAACGTTGCAATTTTCATTAGCAAAACTGTCAAGTCAATACATAAAATTAGGTAAAGTGCCACATTCAAGTACACCATAGTCTCTTTGTGAATATGCATTATAACACAACCTTTAATTACATGAGCACATATGATTTTTCCACAGGCCATCTGCCTCACTCAGTACGTAAAATGGATAGAGCTAGTTTAATGAGAATGTATAAATTGGACATATTTAACAGCAATGCACGGACcatatttttattacacttcATTCGAACCTTGCCCTGAAAACACAGTTAAGAATTTCTTCACGACTTGCTCCTCACTGAGctgatgaataaataaataaaattcttctcCTAACACCATGTAAGAGCTATTATCCCCCTCGTTTTACAGACAGGGAACTGATGCCCAAAGttatttggattaaaaaaaaaaaaaaacctcaaaaaactAGCAAGGTATACAAAGAACTTTGGGGCGTTTTCAGCACTTGATGAGTTCGAAACACAGCTCCAACTGAACTTGGCTGGTGGAGTAGGGCTCTgcctttctgtaaaataaagtgCCAACATATCAAGTtggaacaaataaatataaagatCACACAAGAGCCGTAACCTGTCAAAagttttcagcttgtttttcacCACACATGAGCACTATACCAAAGATGTAATAAAACAACTTAACACCCTACATGACTGGCAACTTGGATTTCACCTACAACGTCCATTGCTTTCTGTCTGCTTATCAAATCCTCTATTCTTCTGATAAATACTTTCCAGTTTTGACAACAAATGAGACAGGTATCCTACCGTCTCCTTACTATACAACCCTGAGATTCATCGTCAAAGAGGTCCATCTTGTGCATTGATTAAGAAAGCAATCCTGTGGAAAAGATATGCAGTTATGTCATTAAAGACTAGCATAATGCTTATGCACAAGGAACTTAAGTATGCTTGGACAACCTTATACTAAAGAGACACAaccatatacatacacatataaatatttaaaaaaataacaagaatcTTAAACAATACACTCAAAAATCTGCAGTCAACACCACCAAATTAGTTGTCATAGAGtatatttatacattaaaaaacaagtgaaaaaataaacaaaaatattcacagcTCTTACCAGAGTTCTTTCTGATTtattaataaaaggaaagttttCCACAAGTATCGGCATGAGAAATTGTGGTGTCctacaatttaaaacaaaaacaaacaaacaaacccaggAGTTTTAAGTTATTACCACAAGAGCAAATACTGAAGCTCCAGCACTCTAAAGACAGACTGGAATAAGCTTATTTCACAGTAACTTTATTTTAAGGTAAGTAATTgtataaaatctgtttctgcaaGCATCACCGGACAGTGGCAAACTTTCACTGTGGACTTGTTAGAAGCCACTTCAAATACGTTGCTATAAACATGACTTTCCCTACTTCCTATTTCCATTAACAGGATTTTTCATAATGATTGGATACAGCATTCCACCAGTTAGTCAACATTAGGAAAAATCATGCAATGAAACTAAGTATTATACTTCcacttaagaggaaaaaaaaaaaatcatcagttcACAAGCTTTAAATCTGCAAGGAAAGGGCATACAAAACCATGGGATTATATACTTACGAAGGAACATATCTTGCAACAGTTTGTAATGCTCTATGGCATGTAttaaagttttcagaaaggtctaaagaaagaaaaaagtactctTATGCATTTGGTTACAGAAAACTAAATCAGGAACCAGCAAAAACAGTTCATATCaactaaaaattttaaagattcCCAAGGAAACTGCATTTGCCAAAATGGGTTTTTGGGGAAgggttctttgttttgttaagtTGTACTGCCTTACTACCAAAATAAGcgtgaaaaataattacaaataaaattcatGGCATCACAATCAATAAACTCTGAATGTGCTGCCAGCCCCAAGGCCAGGTATTGTTGTTATATGCTCTCATACTGAATGCTAAACTTAGAAACGCAAAATTTATCCCACAATACACAAATATTTAGAAGATACGGTAAATCCAAGTCTGTAGATAAAAATCTATTGAAAAATTatgcctcattttcagaaaagtcaaACAAACAGCTAATTAGGCTTCTATAGCAGGCTTTTCTAATCCAATGTCACAAGTGAACAGCAGAAGAGTAGCTGGGTCATCacaagcagaactgaaatttattCCAGCATTCAAgataagaaaacattaaattctTGAAAGACATTTAGCTATCTGTTTGCCTTATCAATAAGCACACTAATTATGCGGCATTTTCGTTATAAATTGTATTTGAGCTTACCACAGGCAGACAACAAAAACAGACTCAAGAATCCCCAAACGACCTAGTTTTATTGaggtaaataaaacagaaaacaaacaactcctaacttttctttggctttgaaACAATCTAGGACTAGGAACGTTTTCCTGTGCATTCAGACTTATTCCTACAGATACTGCACgaacaggaatattttgaaagtaacaAGCAGTGGGTCACCACACCACTGATTTAAGAAAGTCTTTGACTCGGCAATTTAAGGATGTACTGTTTCTTAATGTTTTACATTAACTCtgctaaattaattttgtaaaaaagGAGCAACACGCACTGTAGACTTCTTTAGTAAAGGTATTACAGTAGCATATATAAGCCATGCTTCCTTTATACTCactttcatcatcatcatcagaaTCTGAGATATCCACATCATCT containing:
- the RRN3 gene encoding RNA polymerase I-specific transcription initiation factor RRN3, yielding MLGGDEFISSPPRKTVRFGGTLTDILLKYEKGETTDFELLKHQLSDPDIKDAQIINWLHEFRASVAYLTKELEQLVSILLKLPWLRRSREVVEEYLGFLGNLVSAQTVHLRPCLRMIVSQFVPPRITIREDDVDISDSDDDDENLSENFNTCHRALQTVARYVPSTPQFLMPILVENFPFINKSERTLECYVHNLLRVTVYLPTLRLQILELIIEKLLKLDVSTPQQDIEDAEETANNSDSEEKSTEEGLFDMEEDEESKGNKVVSSSSERMAHPLAERLDILMTILFSYIKDVCHVDGKLDISNTKDLYRDLVSVFDKLILPTHASCHVQYFMFYICSFKLGLAEAFLDHLWKKLHDPNNPSVIRQTAGSYIGSFLARAKFIPVVTVKACLDLLVNWMHKYIDNQDTGANAYCDVALHGPFYSTCQAVFYTLIFRHKQLLDGNLRKGLSYLQSLNFERIVMCQLNPLKICIPSVVNLFAAITRKYQLVFCYTIIERNNRQFIPVVRSGTGGDLVQTCTNPLDSFFPFDPYMLKRSKKTIDPFYQFWEELSAEDLENLKKPIKKGTSEDEDDDFLKGETPQNDGVVGIAPNSYESSTRSPVSSIGSPPDCCVPYPQ